A portion of the Oscillospiraceae bacterium genome contains these proteins:
- the rsgA gene encoding ribosome small subunit-dependent GTPase A, translating to MNGYIVKGIGGFYYVKTPDGIVECKPRGIFRKQKITPVAGDEVTLETENGASVIAQIAPRKNVFVRPPVANLDVLFLVASTTQPTPSTLVLDKLSAIAVDKGVQPVIVCTKGDLAETEFLRSAYEKSTLPFIRIDYSSGAGLDEVKQWISGRLCAFCGNSGVGKSTLLNALLPDAARETSAISQKLGRGRHTTREVTIFEAFGGRIADTPGFASLEANRAGFIPKENLEHAFPEFGPYLGQCQFTGCSHRTEKGCAVRQALAEGKLSQTRYDSYCAMYDEVKDVKDWQRPKF from the coding sequence ATGAACGGTTATATCGTAAAAGGCATCGGCGGCTTTTACTACGTTAAAACGCCGGATGGCATCGTGGAATGCAAGCCCCGCGGCATTTTTCGCAAGCAGAAGATCACCCCGGTGGCCGGGGATGAGGTAACGCTGGAAACCGAGAACGGGGCTTCGGTCATTGCACAGATCGCCCCGCGCAAGAACGTATTCGTGCGGCCGCCGGTGGCAAACCTGGACGTTCTGTTTCTGGTGGCCAGCACCACCCAGCCTACCCCCAGCACCCTGGTGCTGGACAAGCTGTCCGCCATTGCAGTGGACAAGGGCGTGCAGCCGGTGATCGTGTGCACCAAGGGCGATCTGGCGGAGACAGAGTTCCTGCGCAGTGCGTATGAAAAATCCACCCTGCCGTTCATCCGCATCGACTACAGCAGCGGAGCCGGGCTGGACGAGGTCAAACAGTGGATCAGCGGACGGCTGTGCGCGTTCTGCGGCAACTCCGGTGTGGGCAAGTCCACGCTGCTCAACGCATTGCTGCCGGATGCTGCCCGGGAGACCAGCGCCATCAGCCAGAAGCTGGGCCGCGGCCGCCACACCACCCGGGAAGTGACTATTTTTGAAGCCTTTGGCGGCCGCATTGCCGACACGCCGGGCTTTGCCAGCCTGGAAGCAAACCGGGCAGGCTTTATCCCTAAGGAAAATCTGGAGCACGCTTTCCCAGAGTTCGGACCCTATCTGGGGCAATGCCAGTTCACCGGCTGCTCCCACCGGACCGAAAAGGGATGCGCTGTGCGGCAGGCTCTTGCCGAGGGCAAGCTCTCCCAGACCCGGTACGACAGCTACTGCGCCATGTACGATGAGGTCAAGGACGTCAAGGACTGGCAGCGCCCTAAATTTTAA
- a CDS encoding thiamine diphosphokinase: MARCVILSACPVSPALAGLLREDDFIIACDAGYRNCVPLHCKPHVIVGDFDTAPCPQQEDDEIVVLPHVKDDTDTEYAAKLAVQKGFDEVLLLGGLGGRRLEHTLANLCTGLGLEKRGVRATLQDERSRITFVMPGETRRYPKEDYFYFSAFPMEGRAEGVCEQGSYYELTDAELTAGYPLGVSNEYAEGSDCITVSTREGALVIVETVAD, from the coding sequence ATGGCACGGTGTGTGATCCTTTCGGCCTGCCCGGTCTCTCCGGCGCTGGCCGGTCTGCTGCGGGAAGATGATTTTATCATCGCCTGCGATGCAGGCTACCGCAACTGCGTGCCCCTGCACTGCAAGCCCCATGTGATCGTGGGCGACTTCGACACGGCACCCTGCCCGCAGCAGGAGGACGACGAGATCGTAGTTCTGCCCCATGTCAAGGACGATACCGATACGGAATACGCGGCAAAGCTGGCCGTGCAGAAGGGCTTTGACGAGGTGCTTCTGCTGGGGGGCCTCGGCGGCAGGCGGCTGGAGCACACCCTTGCCAACCTGTGCACCGGCCTCGGCCTGGAGAAGCGTGGCGTGCGTGCCACCCTGCAGGACGAGCGCAGCCGTATCACCTTTGTGATGCCCGGCGAGACGCGCCGCTACCCCAAAGAGGATTACTTCTATTTCTCGGCGTTCCCCATGGAAGGCCGTGCAGAGGGCGTCTGCGAGCAGGGTTCCTATTACGAACTCACCGATGCAGAGCTGACCGCAGGCTACCCGCTGGGTGTCAGCAACGAATACGCCGAAGGCTCCGACTGCATCACGGTGTCCACTCGCGAAGGGGCACTGGTCATCGTGGAAACGGTGGCGGACTGA
- a CDS encoding LysM peptidoglycan-binding domain-containing protein: MELKIFRDTMPQAGTVCTVKAELPLETEILVSDYLPPVFKLVKCFAKPVILQKQLQPGRLTLEGYLRCTVYYQGEEGTGLCQTEQKLPFTKQLELPEFDFTAWTAVVEGQTEYLNSRVVNPRRMEVRGAVGLVATVRTQNKAEVITALADGGIEQQLDTLQGVRSIAVLDKLISAEGELAFPSPPAAVLDIAGTATAQEVRLLSGKAVVKGEVRVQCAWRAEQETELQSLSTTLPFQQVLDVDGLTEDCKCLCVVEPVGFSLTEGQPDAAGTLSASLMLHLRAWRSYQLQYAADAFSTRFETELVPQELVAEKLVCMLNATTTVSGSGPLPDAGAQLRACFVSYGPVSISQQSGQGGGWTLTARATATAFAENSLGELDSYEKTLELSVPIPAEVPAGMQLQPECWLSTDSVQCTCTGGTLTVTITARAEGAILGRSTRQGIGSISLGEALTPADPEITLRIYYAQEGEALFDIARRFHVPPAQMLAANGLDPDTRVLTQAQHFLVPGL; the protein is encoded by the coding sequence ATGGAACTGAAGATCTTTCGGGACACGATGCCGCAGGCGGGCACGGTGTGCACCGTCAAGGCAGAGCTCCCGCTGGAGACCGAGATTCTGGTCTCGGACTATCTGCCGCCGGTGTTCAAACTGGTCAAATGCTTTGCAAAGCCGGTCATCCTGCAAAAGCAGCTGCAGCCGGGCAGGCTGACACTGGAGGGTTATCTGCGCTGCACGGTCTATTATCAGGGCGAGGAGGGTACAGGTCTCTGCCAGACCGAACAGAAACTGCCCTTTACAAAACAGTTGGAGCTTCCGGAGTTTGACTTTACGGCCTGGACGGCGGTGGTGGAGGGTCAGACCGAATACCTCAACAGCCGGGTGGTCAACCCGCGCCGCATGGAGGTGCGAGGCGCCGTGGGGCTGGTGGCGACCGTGCGCACCCAGAACAAAGCGGAGGTGATCACTGCACTGGCCGATGGCGGCATTGAGCAGCAGCTGGACACCCTGCAGGGCGTGCGCAGCATTGCGGTGCTGGATAAGCTGATCTCGGCCGAAGGGGAGCTGGCTTTTCCCAGCCCGCCGGCGGCGGTGCTGGACATTGCAGGCACAGCCACTGCACAGGAGGTACGGCTGCTGTCCGGCAAAGCGGTGGTCAAGGGCGAAGTACGGGTGCAGTGTGCCTGGCGTGCCGAGCAGGAAACCGAATTGCAGAGCCTGAGCACGACTCTGCCGTTCCAGCAGGTGCTGGATGTGGACGGCCTGACCGAGGACTGCAAGTGTCTTTGCGTGGTGGAGCCGGTAGGCTTTTCCCTGACGGAAGGGCAGCCGGACGCGGCGGGCACCCTGTCGGCCAGCCTGATGCTGCATTTGCGGGCCTGGCGCAGCTACCAGCTGCAATATGCGGCGGACGCCTTTTCCACCCGGTTTGAAACGGAGCTTGTCCCACAGGAGCTGGTGGCCGAAAAACTGGTCTGCATGCTGAATGCAACCACGACAGTTTCCGGTTCCGGCCCGCTGCCGGATGCCGGGGCACAGCTGCGTGCCTGTTTTGTATCGTATGGGCCTGTCAGCATCTCGCAGCAGAGTGGGCAGGGCGGCGGCTGGACGCTGACAGCCCGCGCCACGGCCACCGCCTTTGCGGAGAACAGCCTGGGAGAGCTGGACAGCTACGAAAAAACGCTGGAGCTTTCCGTGCCCATCCCGGCCGAGGTGCCCGCCGGGATGCAGCTGCAGCCGGAATGCTGGCTGAGTACCGACAGCGTACAGTGTACCTGCACTGGCGGAACCCTTACCGTAACCATCACCGCCCGGGCTGAGGGTGCCATCCTGGGACGCAGTACCCGCCAGGGCATTGGCAGCATTTCGCTGGGCGAAGCCCTGACCCCTGCCGACCCGGAGATCACCTTGCGCATTTACTATGCACAGGAAGGGGAGGCGCTGTTCGATATCGCGCGGCGGTTCCATGTGCCGCCGGCCCAGATGCTGGCGGCCAACGGACTGGACCCCGACACCCGGGTGCTGACGCAGGCACAGCATTTTCTGGTGCCGGGCCTCTGA
- a CDS encoding AzlC family ABC transporter permease, with amino-acid sequence METSNSLLDADIIREQKPVWAFSRKVFCEGIRDGVPIALGYFAVSFSLGIAARKAGFTPFQGFLASLLNNASAGEYAAFALIMSGASYFQVAVITLIANARYLLMSCALAQRFAPGTPFWHRLVIGYDVTDELFGITIARPGSLNPCYTYGAILLAAPAWASGTALGIVAGNLLPLRAVSALSVALYGMFLAIIIPPARKDKVVAVLVAISFALSFACNYLPGISALSDGTRTILLTVLISSAAAVLFPVKDQEAEHDA; translated from the coding sequence ATGGAAACAAGCAATTCGCTTCTGGATGCGGACATCATCCGGGAGCAGAAGCCTGTGTGGGCCTTCAGCCGAAAGGTGTTTTGTGAGGGCATCCGGGATGGCGTGCCCATCGCACTGGGCTATTTTGCCGTCTCTTTCTCGCTGGGCATTGCAGCCCGCAAGGCGGGTTTTACCCCGTTTCAGGGGTTTCTGGCCAGTCTGCTGAACAACGCATCGGCCGGTGAATACGCTGCCTTTGCGCTTATTATGAGCGGTGCCAGCTATTTTCAGGTGGCCGTGATCACCCTCATCGCCAATGCGCGCTATCTGCTCATGAGCTGCGCGTTGGCCCAGCGGTTTGCACCGGGCACACCCTTCTGGCACCGGCTGGTCATCGGTTACGACGTAACGGACGAGCTGTTCGGCATCACCATTGCACGGCCCGGCAGCCTGAACCCCTGCTATACTTACGGTGCCATCCTGCTGGCAGCCCCGGCGTGGGCATCCGGCACGGCATTGGGCATCGTTGCCGGCAACCTGCTGCCGCTGCGTGCGGTCAGCGCCCTGAGCGTTGCGCTGTACGGCATGTTCCTTGCCATCATCATCCCGCCTGCCCGCAAGGATAAGGTGGTGGCTGTGCTGGTGGCCATCAGCTTTGCATTGAGTTTTGCCTGCAACTATCTGCCGGGCATCTCGGCACTTTCGGACGGCACCCGGACCATCCTGCTCACCGTGCTTATTTCCAGTGCGGCTGCGGTGCTGTTCCCGGTCAAGGATCAGGAGGCGGAACATGACGCATAA
- a CDS encoding AzlD domain-containing protein, which produces MTHNNYIYIAVMALVSYAIRILPLTLIRKPIKNRFVQSFLYYVPYVTLAVMTFPAIVQATQSPVAGAVALVIGIAAAWCGASLFQVAVACCAVVFVLEFFL; this is translated from the coding sequence ATGACGCATAACAACTACATTTACATTGCGGTCATGGCACTGGTGTCGTATGCGATCCGCATCCTGCCGCTTACTCTGATCCGCAAACCCATCAAGAACCGGTTCGTTCAGTCGTTCCTGTACTATGTGCCCTATGTCACGCTGGCCGTCATGACCTTCCCGGCCATCGTGCAGGCCACCCAGAGCCCGGTGGCCGGTGCTGTGGCGCTGGTGATCGGCATTGCAGCGGCCTGGTGCGGTGCAAGCCTGTTCCAGGTGGCTGTGGCCTGCTGCGCTGTGGTCTTTGTGCTGGAATTCTTCCTCTGA
- a CDS encoding sugar nucleotide-binding protein: MKRVLITGGSGFLGARILQQGLGDAELCSLPRGFLAAAGEAEVTETIQKLQPAAIVHAAALSDTGYCAQHPEEAHRANVELPVWVAKAACASGAKLLAFSSDQVYAGITQPGPLPETLPLQPTNVYGRCKLEMEQRVLELCPDAVLLRASWMYDLPGYGLPIRGNLPLNLLRAALHGTSVTFSANDCRGVTYVRQVIANLAPALSLPGGVYNFGSSNTENMVHTAQQFAQELDIAVQIEAADWPRNLAMDGKKLEKAGIRFDTTQQGIRHCLRDYGLASR; this comes from the coding sequence ATGAAACGCGTTCTGATCACAGGCGGCAGCGGCTTTCTGGGCGCACGCATCCTGCAGCAGGGGCTGGGGGATGCAGAGCTTTGCAGCCTGCCCCGCGGCTTTCTGGCAGCAGCCGGGGAGGCAGAAGTGACCGAGACCATTCAGAAACTACAGCCTGCGGCCATTGTGCACGCGGCGGCTCTGTCGGACACCGGCTATTGCGCACAGCACCCGGAGGAAGCCCATCGTGCCAACGTGGAGCTGCCGGTCTGGGTGGCAAAAGCTGCCTGCGCATCTGGCGCAAAGCTGCTGGCGTTCAGTTCAGATCAGGTCTATGCCGGAATCACGCAGCCCGGGCCGCTGCCGGAGACATTGCCCCTGCAGCCGACCAATGTATATGGCCGCTGCAAACTGGAAATGGAACAGCGTGTGCTGGAACTCTGCCCGGACGCTGTGCTGCTGCGGGCCAGCTGGATGTATGACCTGCCGGGCTACGGGCTGCCCATCCGGGGCAACCTGCCGCTGAACCTTTTGCGCGCCGCCCTGCATGGGACGTCGGTGACCTTTTCGGCCAACGACTGCCGGGGCGTGACCTATGTCCGACAGGTGATCGCAAACCTTGCTCCGGCACTGAGCCTGCCCGGCGGCGTGTACAACTTTGGCAGCTCCAATACGGAAAATATGGTGCACACGGCACAGCAGTTCGCGCAGGAGCTGGACATTGCGGTGCAGATTGAAGCCGCCGACTGGCCGCGCAATCTGGCCATGGACGGCAAAAAGTTGGAAAAGGCCGGCATCCGCTTTGATACCACACAGCAGGGCATCCGGCACTGCCTGCGGGATTACGGCTTAGCCAGTCGGTAA
- a CDS encoding DUF1653 domain-containing protein: MSEEIRPGRYRHFKGKEYEVLGVARHSETEEEYVVYRQLYGEHSLWVRPASMWNEMVTRDGKTQRRFTYVDEEA; the protein is encoded by the coding sequence ATGAGCGAAGAGATCCGGCCGGGGCGTTACCGGCATTTCAAAGGCAAAGAATATGAGGTGCTGGGTGTGGCCCGCCACAGCGAGACCGAGGAGGAATATGTGGTCTACCGGCAGCTGTACGGGGAGCACAGTCTGTGGGTGCGGCCCGCCTCCATGTGGAACGAGATGGTTACCCGCGACGGCAAGACCCAGCGACGGTTCACCTATGTGGACGAGGAAGCCTGA
- a CDS encoding purine permease has product MSLRQAIPLGLQHVCAMFVGNLTPLLIITSACGIAGGEFADLQVTLLQSAMFVAGVVTLVQLFTVGPVGGGVPIIMGTSSGFIGVFNSVVGSMGGGVLAYGAIMGASIIGGIFESVLGFFLKPLRKFFPPVVTGTVVLSIGLSLISVGINSFGGGNSAKDFGSVENLLLALFVLVVILIFKHWTTGFLSSSAILIGILAGYVAAFVMGFVLPTTGVTADGVEYTKAWVLNWDKVAQASWFAIPKLVPVKIVFDMRAILPVLIMFIVTAVETVGDISGVMEGGMNREPTDKELSGGVICDGLGSTFAALFGVLPNTSFSQNVGLVAMTKVVNRMALASGAVFLILCGLIPKLGALISIMPQAVLGGAAVMMFSSIVVSGIQLITKEKMTPRQLTIVSVALGVGYGMGANSGILANTPHAFQLICGESGIVPAAFVAILLNVLLPKNDQAE; this is encoded by the coding sequence ATGTCTCTGCGCCAGGCCATCCCCCTGGGCCTGCAGCATGTCTGCGCCATGTTCGTGGGCAACCTGACCCCGCTGCTGATCATCACCAGTGCCTGCGGCATTGCCGGTGGTGAATTTGCAGACCTGCAGGTCACCCTGCTGCAGAGCGCCATGTTCGTGGCCGGTGTGGTCACGCTGGTGCAGCTGTTCACGGTCGGCCCCGTGGGCGGCGGCGTGCCCATCATCATGGGTACCAGCTCCGGTTTTATCGGCGTGTTCAACAGCGTTGTCGGCAGCATGGGAGGCGGTGTGCTGGCCTATGGTGCCATCATGGGCGCTTCCATCATCGGCGGCATCTTTGAAAGTGTGCTGGGCTTCTTCCTCAAGCCTCTGCGCAAGTTCTTTCCGCCTGTGGTCACCGGTACCGTGGTGCTGTCCATCGGTCTGTCGCTGATCTCGGTGGGCATCAATTCCTTTGGCGGCGGCAACAGCGCCAAGGACTTCGGCTCGGTGGAAAACCTGCTGCTGGCCCTGTTCGTGCTGGTGGTCATCCTGATCTTCAAGCACTGGACCACCGGCTTCCTCAGCTCTTCCGCCATCCTCATCGGCATTCTGGCCGGTTATGTGGCAGCCTTTGTCATGGGCTTTGTGCTGCCCACCACCGGTGTCACCGCTGACGGCGTGGAGTACACCAAGGCCTGGGTGCTCAACTGGGACAAGGTGGCACAGGCTTCCTGGTTTGCCATCCCCAAGCTGGTCCCGGTCAAGATCGTGTTTGATATGCGTGCCATCCTGCCGGTGCTGATCATGTTCATTGTCACCGCCGTGGAAACGGTGGGCGACATCTCCGGTGTGATGGAGGGCGGCATGAACCGCGAACCCACCGACAAGGAGCTGTCCGGCGGTGTCATCTGCGACGGCCTCGGCTCCACCTTTGCGGCACTGTTCGGCGTGCTGCCCAATACCTCTTTCAGCCAGAATGTGGGTCTGGTGGCCATGACCAAGGTGGTCAACCGCATGGCCCTGGCCTCCGGTGCCGTGTTCCTGATCCTGTGCGGCCTGATCCCCAAGCTGGGCGCCCTGATCTCCATCATGCCGCAGGCCGTTCTGGGCGGCGCAGCCGTGATGATGTTCTCTTCCATCGTGGTCAGCGGCATCCAGCTGATCACCAAGGAAAAGATGACCCCGCGCCAGCTGACCATCGTGTCGGTGGCGCTGGGCGTAGGCTACGGCATGGGTGCCAACAGCGGCATCCTGGCCAATACGCCCCATGCATTCCAGCTGATCTGCGGTGAGTCCGGTATTGTTCCGGCTGCCTTCGTAGCCATCCTGCTGAACGTCCTGCTGCCCAAGAACGATCAGGCAGAGTAA
- a CDS encoding nucleotidyltransferase family protein gives MASGLSTRFGSNKLLAQFDGQPLLCRAFAATDTPQLSARIVVTRSAQVQALCKAQGVPVLLHALPGRNDTVRLGLSALLAQHPELTGCMFLPGDQPLLRRATVDQLLTAFAQTQKETERVIFRLGALAGNGPDPLVGSPVLFSNGFFPELLTLPEGKGGSVLLHKYPTLVHTACIAQPEELADTDTPAALAQLEALVREKG, from the coding sequence ATGGCCTCTGGTCTGAGTACTCGCTTTGGCTCCAACAAGCTTCTGGCGCAGTTTGACGGTCAGCCCCTGCTGTGCCGGGCCTTTGCCGCCACCGACACGCCGCAGCTGTCGGCACGCATCGTGGTGACCCGCTCGGCGCAGGTGCAGGCGCTGTGCAAAGCACAGGGGGTGCCGGTGCTCCTGCATGCATTGCCCGGCCGGAACGATACCGTGCGGCTGGGACTTTCGGCGCTGCTGGCACAGCATCCGGAACTGACCGGGTGCATGTTTCTGCCCGGTGACCAGCCCCTGCTGCGCCGGGCTACAGTGGACCAGCTGCTGACGGCCTTTGCACAGACGCAAAAAGAAACAGAACGGGTGATCTTCCGTCTGGGTGCCCTGGCCGGAAACGGCCCGGACCCCCTTGTGGGAAGCCCCGTTCTGTTCAGCAACGGCTTTTTCCCGGAGCTGCTCACCCTGCCGGAGGGCAAGGGCGGCAGCGTCCTGCTGCACAAGTACCCGACGCTGGTGCATACCGCCTGTATCGCACAGCCGGAAGAGCTGGCTGACACCGATACGCCCGCCGCACTGGCGCAGCTGGAAGCGCTTGTCCGGGAAAAGGGATAA
- a CDS encoding FAD binding domain-containing protein, whose amino-acid sequence MMTIREYKRAESLEEAWQLNQKKANRILGGMIWLKMETINVGTAIDLSGMGLDTIEETDAGFSIGAMVTLRQLETHPGLEAFTHGAVREALRHIVGVQLRNLATVGGSIYSRFGFSDVLTLFLAMDCSVELYKGGIVPLREYAERPYDRDIVVRLLVRKEAADYCYQSVRNSQTDIPVLTCAAARLQDGSYRFAVGARPLKAVLYEEPAAPAQQLAETIQQQVVTGSNMRGSAEYRRHLTGVLVRRAAEELENRAGQEET is encoded by the coding sequence ATGATGACGATCCGAGAATACAAACGGGCCGAAAGTCTGGAAGAAGCCTGGCAGCTCAACCAGAAAAAGGCCAACCGCATCCTGGGCGGCATGATCTGGCTCAAGATGGAGACCATCAATGTCGGCACAGCCATCGACCTGTCCGGCATGGGGCTGGACACGATCGAGGAAACGGATGCGGGCTTTTCCATTGGGGCGATGGTCACCCTGCGCCAGCTGGAGACCCACCCCGGACTGGAAGCCTTTACCCACGGGGCCGTCCGGGAGGCGCTGCGCCACATCGTGGGCGTGCAGCTGCGCAACCTGGCCACCGTCGGCGGCAGCATCTACAGCCGGTTTGGCTTTTCGGATGTGCTGACCCTGTTCCTGGCCATGGACTGCTCGGTGGAGCTGTACAAGGGCGGCATCGTGCCGCTGCGGGAGTATGCCGAGCGTCCCTACGACCGGGACATCGTGGTGCGTCTGCTGGTCCGGAAAGAAGCGGCCGATTACTGCTACCAGTCGGTGCGCAACAGCCAGACCGACATTCCGGTGCTCACCTGTGCCGCTGCCCGGCTGCAGGATGGCAGCTACCGGTTTGCGGTGGGGGCCCGCCCGCTCAAGGCTGTGCTGTATGAAGAACCGGCAGCTCCGGCGCAGCAGCTGGCCGAAACCATCCAACAACAGGTGGTCACCGGTTCCAACATGCGCGGCAGCGCCGAATACCGCCGCCACCTGACTGGTGTGCTGGTGCGGCGTGCAGCCGAAGAACTGGAAAACCGCGCCGGACAGGAGGAAACCTAA
- a CDS encoding (2Fe-2S)-binding protein, protein MQINLMLNGVRVSDDVAPDTLLIDFVRRHGCLSVKRGCETSNCGLCTVFLDDKPVLSCSVLAARADGHKVTTLEGLQEEAAEFGAFIADQGAEQCGFCNPGFIMNALALFRENPYPSAEEIKEYLSGNLCRCSGYEGQLRGILNFLDWKKQKEAAAE, encoded by the coding sequence ATGCAGATCAATCTGATGCTGAACGGAGTGCGCGTCTCGGACGATGTGGCTCCCGATACGCTGCTCATCGACTTTGTGCGCAGACATGGATGCCTGAGCGTCAAACGCGGCTGCGAAACTTCCAACTGCGGCTTGTGCACGGTCTTTCTGGATGACAAGCCGGTGCTGTCCTGTTCTGTGCTGGCCGCCCGCGCCGACGGTCACAAGGTGACCACGCTGGAGGGCCTGCAGGAAGAAGCTGCCGAATTCGGTGCCTTCATCGCCGATCAGGGCGCAGAGCAGTGCGGCTTCTGCAACCCGGGCTTTATCATGAATGCTCTGGCGCTGTTCCGGGAAAATCCATACCCGTCTGCCGAAGAAATCAAAGAATATCTTTCCGGCAATCTCTGCCGCTGCTCCGGCTATGAAGGCCAGCTGCGCGGCATCCTGAATTTTCTGGACTGGAAGAAACAGAAGGAGGCGGCTGCTGAATGA